The proteins below are encoded in one region of Apium graveolens cultivar Ventura chromosome 4, ASM990537v1, whole genome shotgun sequence:
- the LOC141718049 gene encoding ABC transporter B family member 26, chloroplastic-like isoform X3 produces the protein MNLLRHLREALFSTLVFQDILFFDKETVGSLTSRLGPDCQRLSHVIGNDVHMILRYSIQGMGALINLLILSWPLALSALMICSLLSTIFLIYGQYRKEAAKITQDFTARSNDVSHETISLIRTVHTFGMERHETGRYKLWLDRLASISLRESAADGFWNLSFNSLYRFTQVFAILLGGMSIRTGHATPEQLTKYVLYCEWLIYAAWRVQNNISSLLKSTGACEKVLELMDLLPGNQFQAKGLKLKKLMGHVEFVNVSFYYPSRVHPVLEHVNISVHSNEVLAIVGLSGSGKSTLVNLLLRLYEPSGGQILIDSIPLEGLDVRWLRGNIGYVGQEPHLFHMDIKGNIMYGCSKDIKHEDVERAAKEAFAHEFITALPDGYETIVDDELLSGGQKQRIAIARAILRDPAILILDEATSALDAESEYHIKDILQGLRNETKSRRTTIVIAHRLSTIRAAGRIAVMDGGRVIEMGDHSELLRQNGLYARLNELQRDALAV, from the exons ATGAACTTG CTCAGGCATCTAAGGGAAGCTTTATTCTCAACTCTTGTATTTCAG GATATACTATTCTTCGACAAAGAAACAGTTGGTAGTTTGACAAGCAGGCTTGGGCCAGATTGTCAACGGTTGTCTCATGTAATTGGAAATGACGTGCATATGATTTTACGCTATTCTATCCAG GGGATGGGTGCATTGATCAATTTATTGATACTATCCTGGCCTCTCGCATTATCGGCCTTGATGATATGTTCTCTTTTATCTACAATCTTTTTGATTTATGGACA GTACAGAAAGGAAGCAGCAAAGATTACTCAAGATTTCACTGCCCGCTCGAATGAT GTTTCACATGAAACAATCTCTTTGATAAGAACAGTTCATACATTTGGAATGGAAAGACACGAGACTGGAAG ATACAAGCTATGGCTGGACAGACTAGCTTCTATAAGCTTGCGGGAAAGTGCTGCTGACGGGTTTTGGAATTTGAGTTTCAACTCTCTTTATCGCTTTACACAG GTTTTTGCTATCCTATTAGGAGGAATGTCCATTAGGACTGGTCATGCTACTCCTGAGCAACTCACTAAATATGTCTTGTACTGCGAGTGGTTGATATATGCAGCTTGGAGGGTACAAAACAATATATCTTCATTGTTGAAGTCTACCGGGGCATGTGAAAAAGTACTTGAGCTTATGGATCTCTTGCCTGGCAACCAGTTCCAAGCGAAAG GATTAAAATTAAAGAAGCTGATGGGACATGTCGAGTTTGTGAATGTGTCCTTCTACTATCCTTCTAGG GTACACCCTGTTCTAGAGCATGTAAACATATCTGTACATTCTAATGAAGTACTTGCAATT GTGGGTCTAAGTGGTAGTGGGAAAAGCACATTAGTCAACCTCTTGCTTCGTCTCTACGAGCCATCCGGAGGTCAG ATTTTGATCGATAGCATTCCTCTTGAGGGGTTGGATGTCAGGTGGCTAAGGGGAAATATTGGTTATGTTGGACAG GAACCTCATCTTTTCCATATGGATATAAAGGGAAACATAATGTATGGATGTTCCAAAGATATTAAGCATGAAGATGTAGAAAGGGCAGCAAAGGAGGCCTTTGCTCATGAATTTATCACAGCCCTTCCAGATGGTTACGAAACCATTGTCGATGATGAGCTTCTCAGCGGGGGTCAGAAACAGAGGATTGCCATTGCAAGGGCCATTCTTAGAGACCCTGCTATTTTAATACTTGATGAAGCTACCAGTGCTCTAGATGCAGAAAGTGAATATCATATCAAG GACATTCTCCAGGGACTAAGAAATGAAACAAAATCAAGGAGAACAACGATTGTCATAGCACATCG GTTGTCCACGATAAGAGCTGCCGGCAGAATTGCTGTTATGGATGGTGGTCGAGTTATTGAG ATGGGAGACCACTCAGAGCTTCTCCGCCAGAATGGCTTATATGCAAGATTAAATGAATTGCAGAGAGATGCTTTGGCTGTCTAA